A genomic window from Phycisphaerales bacterium includes:
- a CDS encoding riboflavin synthase — translation MFTGLVQAVGRVAAAELRGERLRVVVDPGAWGHRPSGGDSISVSGVCLTVVEAGAGGWAFDVVPETLAKTTLGRLRPGSRVNLEHAATPTTLMGGHVVQGHVDGVGVVDLVSTVGEYRIRVRAPAGLMEYMVPKGSVCLEGVSLTLAAVSPGEWIEVALIPATLEKTTLGGLRAGEQVNIEADVFAKTVVNWLRNYGNQKI, via the coding sequence ATGTTTACAGGGCTGGTGCAGGCAGTCGGCAGGGTGGCGGCGGCGGAGCTTCGCGGCGAGCGGCTGCGGGTGGTCGTCGATCCGGGCGCATGGGGGCACCGGCCTTCGGGGGGCGACAGCATCTCGGTGAGCGGCGTCTGCCTGACGGTGGTCGAGGCGGGGGCCGGGGGCTGGGCGTTCGATGTCGTGCCCGAGACGCTGGCAAAGACCACGCTGGGGCGGCTGCGGCCCGGCTCGCGGGTGAACCTCGAGCACGCCGCAACGCCAACGACGCTCATGGGCGGGCACGTGGTGCAGGGGCACGTGGACGGCGTGGGCGTTGTGGACCTGGTTTCCACCGTGGGGGAGTACCGCATTCGCGTCAGGGCGCCGGCGGGGCTCATGGAGTACATGGTGCCCAAGGGGTCGGTGTGCCTGGAGGGGGTCTCGCTGACCTTGGCCGCGGTTTCGCCCGGGGAGTGGATCGAGGTGGCGCTGATCCCGGCAACGCTGGAGAAGACGACGCTGGGGGGGCTGCGGGCCGGGGAGCAGGTGAACATTGAGGCGGATGTGTTCGCGAAGACGGTGGTGAACTGGTTGCGGAACTACGGCAATCAGAAGATTTGA
- a CDS encoding PQQ-binding-like beta-propeller repeat protein, which yields MNTVTPARTALALLLLAGSLPSGCNRSTTTATTTTTSGAATTTTKGSASGGADSQRFPVNHDDWSRIGYRLDWVGFPFPGATASSKVSFVKPSEDILVLLQNDSTLALLETGSGRTRWATQLAGPLTKFVSVDRSPGDTNHILVSSESEMFTVSAANGSLLARDRFARVVNTRPIFANTTAVFGTSTGEVMAHVLGRSGIKAWGFMSSGAIEADPVLCGGTMAFVSQRGDVMFFGMGGGLVGRAAIYQGLVNDPVADGDRLFIAGLDRSIWCFNTTGLEEWRVRTDAPLRLQPTAHNGTLWVSIPGGGLTALDTATGKQRWANPNVQGTVIGTRSGRLLVRTENGLVTLNHADGSIVDRTTTPGITNIAVDKFEDGNLYAISSQATVGRFIPR from the coding sequence ATGAACACCGTCACCCCCGCCCGCACCGCCCTCGCCCTCCTCCTGCTGGCCGGCTCCCTGCCGTCCGGCTGCAACCGCAGCACCACGACGGCGACCACGACCACAACGTCCGGCGCCGCGACGACCACCACCAAGGGCTCCGCGAGTGGGGGGGCCGACTCCCAGCGCTTCCCCGTCAACCACGACGACTGGTCCCGTATCGGCTACCGCCTCGACTGGGTCGGCTTCCCCTTCCCTGGCGCCACGGCCTCCTCCAAGGTCAGCTTCGTGAAGCCCTCGGAGGACATCCTTGTCCTCCTCCAGAACGACAGCACCCTCGCCTTGCTCGAGACCGGCAGCGGCCGCACCCGCTGGGCCACGCAGCTCGCCGGCCCGCTCACGAAGTTCGTGAGCGTCGACCGAAGCCCCGGCGACACCAACCACATCCTGGTCAGCAGTGAGAGCGAGATGTTCACCGTCTCGGCCGCCAACGGCAGCCTGCTCGCCCGCGACCGCTTCGCCCGCGTGGTCAACACCCGCCCCATCTTCGCCAACACCACCGCGGTGTTCGGCACCTCCACCGGCGAGGTCATGGCCCACGTCCTTGGCCGCAGCGGCATCAAGGCCTGGGGCTTCATGTCCAGCGGCGCCATCGAGGCCGACCCCGTCCTCTGCGGCGGCACCATGGCCTTCGTCTCGCAGCGCGGCGACGTCATGTTCTTCGGCATGGGCGGCGGCCTCGTCGGGCGTGCCGCCATCTACCAGGGCCTCGTCAACGACCCCGTCGCCGACGGCGACCGCCTCTTCATCGCGGGCCTGGACCGCTCCATCTGGTGCTTCAACACCACCGGCCTTGAGGAGTGGCGCGTCCGCACCGACGCCCCCCTCCGCCTCCAGCCCACCGCCCACAACGGCACGCTGTGGGTCAGCATCCCCGGCGGCGGCCTGACCGCTCTCGACACCGCCACCGGCAAGCAGCGCTGGGCGAATCCAAACGTGCAGGGCACGGTGATCGGCACCCGCAGCGGCCGCCTGCTCGTCCGCACCGAGAACGGCCTGGTCACCCTCAACCACGCCGACGGCAGCATCGTGGACCGCACAACCACGCCGGGCATCACCAACATCGCGGTGGACAAGTTCGAGGACGGCAACCTGTACGCGATCAGCAGCCAGGCGACGGTGGGGCGGTTTATCCCGCGGTGA
- a CDS encoding DUF5615 family PIN-like protein codes for MRVLLDHCFPRKLRRYLPGHEVIHASEVGWDAISNGRLIAAAAQVDFEVLVTIDKRMQHQQNEAKLPIPVIVLRPRTNQWRNVMALVPAAAKLLEQPSLERRFHLIEDIL; via the coding sequence GTGAGGGTACTTCTCGACCACTGCTTCCCTAGGAAGTTGCGCCGGTATCTCCCTGGCCACGAAGTGATCCATGCCAGTGAGGTTGGCTGGGACGCAATCTCGAACGGCCGGCTGATCGCTGCGGCAGCTCAGGTCGACTTCGAGGTCCTTGTCACGATCGACAAACGGATGCAGCATCAGCAGAATGAGGCCAAGCTGCCGATACCGGTCATCGTCCTGCGTCCACGAACCAACCAGTGGCGAAACGTCATGGCACTCGTACCGGCGGCTGCAAAGCTCCTGGAACAGCCAAGCCTTGAACGGCGGTTCCATCTCATTGAAGACATCCTGTAG
- the purH gene encoding bifunctional phosphoribosylaminoimidazolecarboxamide formyltransferase/IMP cyclohydrolase, with translation MPDLAPVRRALVSVSDKTGLVPFVQALAQRGVEIVSTGGTASALRAAGIKVTSIDDVTGFPEIMGGRVKTLHPKVHGGLLGVRDDAAHAAAMQQHGIAPIDLVCVNLYPFEQTIARPGVSEHDAIENIDIGGPSMLRSAAKNFEWVTVCSSPSQYQRVLDELHRHNTHTTRTLRCELAGEVYALTSRYDAAIAGYLCKGHSRLFPVLMHETFVKDEDLRYGENPHQSAALYRTKPSTAAGKWPSIATAEQLHGKELSYNNINDAVAALELVISLNRVRNQSQVTAAIVKHTNPCGASIAANAKDAIDQAIAGDPIAAYGGILALGDTFDEDAAERLQSKEVFLEVIVAPRYTAEALEMLRARWANVRLLAVGDLDFPVAAHAQQLEYRSIPGGLLVQERDLRLVPTSEWQHAAGPKPTQDQLRAAAFLEPVCRSLFSNAVVLGGPATGGESGGGIRMYGGGAGQMDRVTSCRLAVEKAGKLAKGSTAFSDAFFPFSDGPQILIDAGVTCIVHPGGSKRDQETFDLCNQRGVTCLTTGVRHFRH, from the coding sequence ATGCCCGACCTCGCCCCCGTCCGCCGCGCCCTCGTCTCCGTCTCCGACAAGACCGGCCTCGTCCCCTTCGTGCAGGCGCTCGCGCAACGCGGCGTCGAGATCGTCTCCACCGGCGGCACCGCCTCCGCCCTCAGGGCCGCGGGCATCAAGGTCACCAGCATCGACGACGTCACCGGCTTCCCCGAGATCATGGGCGGGCGGGTGAAGACCCTGCACCCCAAGGTCCACGGCGGGCTCCTGGGCGTCCGTGACGACGCCGCCCACGCCGCCGCCATGCAGCAGCACGGCATCGCGCCCATCGACCTCGTGTGCGTCAACCTCTACCCGTTCGAGCAGACCATCGCCAGGCCCGGCGTGAGCGAGCACGACGCCATCGAGAACATCGACATCGGCGGCCCCTCGATGCTGCGCTCGGCCGCCAAGAACTTCGAGTGGGTCACGGTGTGCAGCAGCCCATCGCAGTACCAGCGGGTGCTCGACGAGCTGCACCGCCACAACACGCACACCACCCGCACGCTCCGCTGCGAGCTCGCCGGCGAGGTCTACGCCCTCACCAGCCGCTACGACGCCGCCATCGCCGGCTATCTCTGCAAGGGCCACTCCCGCCTCTTCCCCGTGCTCATGCACGAGACCTTCGTGAAGGACGAGGACCTCCGCTACGGCGAGAACCCGCACCAGTCCGCCGCGCTGTACCGCACCAAGCCAAGCACGGCCGCGGGCAAGTGGCCCAGCATCGCCACCGCCGAGCAGCTCCACGGCAAGGAGCTTTCCTACAACAACATCAACGATGCCGTCGCCGCCCTCGAGCTCGTCATCTCCCTCAACCGCGTGCGGAATCAGTCGCAGGTCACCGCCGCCATCGTCAAGCACACCAACCCCTGCGGCGCATCTATCGCCGCGAACGCCAAGGACGCCATCGACCAGGCCATCGCGGGCGACCCCATCGCCGCCTACGGCGGCATTCTCGCCCTGGGCGATACCTTCGACGAGGACGCGGCCGAGCGCCTCCAGTCTAAGGAGGTTTTCCTCGAGGTGATCGTCGCCCCCCGCTACACCGCGGAGGCCCTTGAGATGCTCCGCGCCCGCTGGGCCAACGTGCGGCTCCTCGCCGTGGGCGACCTCGACTTCCCCGTCGCCGCCCACGCGCAGCAGCTCGAGTACCGCTCCATCCCTGGCGGCCTGCTCGTGCAGGAGCGCGACCTGCGCCTCGTGCCCACGAGCGAGTGGCAGCACGCGGCCGGCCCCAAGCCCACGCAGGACCAGCTCCGCGCCGCCGCGTTCCTGGAGCCCGTGTGCCGCTCGCTGTTCAGCAACGCCGTGGTCCTCGGCGGCCCCGCGACAGGTGGTGAGAGCGGTGGGGGGATCCGCATGTACGGCGGCGGCGCCGGCCAGATGGACCGCGTCACCTCCTGCCGCCTCGCCGTCGAGAAGGCCGGCAAGCTCGCCAAGGGGAGCACCGCCTTCAGCGACGCCTTCTTCCCCTTCAGCGACGGCCCTCAGATCCTCATCGACGCCGGCGTCACCTGCATCGTCCACCCCGGCGGCAGCAAGCGCGACCAGGAAACCTTCGACCTCTGCAACCAGCGCGGCGTGACCTGCCTCACCACCGGCGTGCGCCACTTCCGCCATTGA
- a CDS encoding DUF433 domain-containing protein, translated as METTDPKSPLYPYVWVDPERLSGEPCFRDTRVPVTALFDYLEAGDPLSEFLDDFPSVKKEQAEAVLRLARTWIENLRKSAAA; from the coding sequence ATGGAAACGACGGACCCGAAGAGCCCGCTGTACCCGTACGTCTGGGTAGACCCCGAGCGGCTCAGCGGCGAGCCATGCTTCCGGGATACGCGCGTGCCGGTCACCGCCCTCTTCGACTACCTGGAGGCGGGCGACCCGCTGTCCGAGTTCCTGGATGACTTCCCTTCCGTGAAGAAGGAACAAGCCGAAGCCGTGCTGCGTCTTGCTCGGACATGGATTGAGAACCTGCGGAAGAGCGCGGCCGCGTGA
- a CDS encoding crossover junction endodeoxyribonuclease RuvC, with the protein MRVLGIDPGLRVTGYACIEVVDGAWMSPRIVEAGVFRLTKRGEALPSIAERLHELDCDFRNLITRTKPAAVAVEGLFAHYQHPATAIIMGHARGVLILAAQQAGLRLLELKPAMVKKSATGFGQADKAQMQRAIQSHFGLADLPEPPDLADALAIALCGAQHFATADAVGS; encoded by the coding sequence GTGCGAGTTCTCGGCATTGATCCTGGGCTGCGAGTCACCGGCTATGCCTGCATCGAGGTGGTCGATGGGGCGTGGATGTCGCCCCGGATCGTGGAGGCGGGGGTGTTCCGGCTGACGAAGCGGGGCGAGGCGCTGCCGTCGATCGCGGAACGGCTGCACGAGCTGGACTGCGATTTCCGCAACCTGATCACGCGCACGAAGCCCGCGGCGGTAGCGGTGGAGGGGCTGTTCGCCCACTACCAGCACCCCGCGACGGCGATCATCATGGGGCACGCACGGGGGGTGCTCATCCTCGCGGCCCAGCAGGCGGGGCTGCGGCTGCTGGAGCTCAAACCCGCGATGGTGAAGAAGTCGGCCACCGGCTTCGGCCAGGCGGACAAGGCTCAGATGCAGCGGGCGATCCAGTCGCACTTCGGCCTGGCCGACCTGCCCGAGCCGCCGGACCTGGCTGATGCGCTGGCCATTGCACTCTGCGGGGCGCAGCACTTTGCGACGGCGGATGCGGTGGGGAGCTAA
- a CDS encoding sigma-54 dependent transcriptional regulator encodes MPESKPSVSAAAQVLIVEDEPDHADVMSDALRKPGHVCTVVNSVAEAGEELRLGAFDVIVTDLRMPASGGAVIAGLAPVATDGADAGLRVLEAALKLQPDAKVVLVTAHGDVPTARAAFKMGVYDFIQKPLDLEVFRNLVNRAAEAVLLRHQNDRLKQELDQAGFEGIVAQSEPMRRILRTVKTVAPSNIPVLITGESGTGKELIALAVHRNSRRASSRYVTFNCAGQSESLLEDQLFGHVKGAFTGADKDRAGVFEYADGGTLFLDEIGDMPLTMQAKLLRVLESGEVVRLGSNEARHADVRFVTATNRDLKQLVASGQFREDLFFRINGSHVQLPPLRERREDIPPLVQFAIERFAGEMAAKPADVVVPTITDAAMMRLTSYSWPGNVRQLLNVVQNMVVSALSDAPTTTGGGADGPVLDTRHIPEDIKSDEGPEDAAAPAGTGYASLAGTSLEQIEKRAIRETLRLTGGNREHAAKLLGIGERTLYRKLKEYGLR; translated from the coding sequence ATGCCCGAGTCCAAGCCTTCTGTTTCCGCGGCCGCGCAGGTATTGATCGTGGAGGACGAGCCCGACCACGCGGACGTCATGTCCGATGCCCTGCGCAAGCCGGGGCATGTGTGCACGGTGGTGAACTCGGTGGCGGAGGCGGGCGAGGAGCTGCGGCTGGGGGCGTTCGACGTCATCGTGACCGACTTGCGGATGCCGGCGTCGGGCGGGGCGGTGATCGCCGGGCTGGCCCCCGTGGCCACCGATGGGGCGGACGCGGGGCTGCGGGTGCTGGAGGCGGCACTCAAGCTCCAGCCCGACGCCAAGGTGGTGCTGGTGACCGCCCACGGCGACGTGCCCACGGCCCGGGCCGCGTTCAAGATGGGCGTGTACGACTTCATCCAGAAGCCCCTCGACCTCGAGGTGTTCCGCAACCTCGTGAACCGAGCGGCGGAGGCGGTGCTGCTGCGGCACCAGAACGACCGCCTCAAGCAGGAGCTCGACCAGGCCGGCTTCGAGGGGATCGTGGCCCAGAGCGAGCCGATGCGGCGGATCCTGAGGACGGTCAAGACCGTGGCTCCCTCGAACATACCCGTGCTGATCACCGGCGAGAGCGGGACGGGCAAGGAGTTGATCGCGCTGGCGGTGCACCGCAACTCCCGCCGCGCCTCCTCACGCTACGTCACCTTCAACTGCGCGGGCCAGAGCGAGAGCCTGCTGGAGGACCAGCTCTTCGGGCACGTGAAGGGCGCGTTCACCGGGGCCGACAAGGACCGCGCGGGCGTGTTCGAGTACGCCGACGGCGGCACGCTCTTCCTGGACGAGATCGGCGACATGCCGCTGACGATGCAGGCCAAGCTGCTGCGCGTGCTTGAGAGCGGCGAGGTCGTGCGGCTGGGCAGCAACGAGGCGCGGCACGCGGATGTGCGATTCGTCACCGCGACGAACCGGGACCTGAAGCAACTGGTGGCCAGCGGGCAGTTCCGGGAGGACCTGTTCTTCCGCATCAACGGCTCGCACGTGCAGCTGCCCCCGCTCCGCGAGCGGCGCGAGGACATCCCGCCGCTGGTGCAGTTCGCGATCGAGCGGTTCGCGGGCGAGATGGCCGCCAAGCCTGCGGACGTGGTGGTGCCCACCATCACCGACGCCGCGATGATGCGGCTCACCAGCTACTCATGGCCGGGCAACGTGCGGCAGCTGCTCAACGTGGTGCAGAACATGGTGGTGTCGGCCCTCAGCGACGCGCCCACCACAACTGGCGGCGGGGCGGACGGGCCGGTGCTGGACACGCGCCACATCCCCGAGGACATCAAGAGCGATGAAGGCCCCGAGGACGCCGCGGCCCCCGCAGGCACCGGCTACGCCTCCCTCGCCGGCACCAGCCTGGAGCAGATCGAGAAGCGCGCCATCCGCGAGACGCTGCGGCTGACCGGGGGGAATAGAGAGCACGCGGCCAAGCTGCTGGGCATCGGCGAGCGGACGCTGTACCGGAAGCTGAAGGAGTATGGGTTGCGGTGA